In a genomic window of Myotis daubentonii chromosome 18, mMyoDau2.1, whole genome shotgun sequence:
- the ANKRD35 gene encoding ankyrin repeat domain-containing protein 35: protein MKRFFSCSSSQVAVERWNRRDQKLLEAVQRGDVGRVAALASRKSSRPTKLDANGQSPFHLAASKGLTECLTILLAXGTPRWVWDENVNTLFHAASLCGSSQHGANEDAVDAENRSPLHWAASSGCASSVLLLCDHEAFLDVLDNDGRTPLMIASLGGHAAICSQLLQRGARVNVTDKDDKSALILACENGSAEVAELLLSHGADAGAVDSAGHDALYYGLRTQDQALWKLLQQALSWRRGGQGLVQHPDAASKASPSEPPVGSPPKSPREVKPGVEQEKEREDVCSEEWKWKYEEEQKKVSQLEQELVGKTEESKAQAAAYLGLANQIREQVQELGRLLFREPRAPGGPSPGIRPGGDGMEQGCPLDLLAEGIRELKKQQQAVAAAAASPVLAAKKTEDSAPRDMYYEAHGRSQPEQGPPQGPVSEIPGEATGQQQTTVGGQALGPEHADQPHAGQKERPKAPGAERAGTAAEAAGTAAMNQLLLQLREELAAAWREKDAALGALSRPVLEGVLGKSRAEATAAAWEKMEARLEQVLLKLDRAKAGLRATPATPATPAQESREGAPKAGSEEDGEKATWAPGTQRESPGAPGRPQTPGGGLAKGMLEKEVSALRLSNSHLLEELGELGRERQRLQGELQSLSQRLQREFVPRPVAQVQLQQLRRSVGLLTDELAVEKEATEKLRRHLASQSSGLRGLWDCLPPDLVGKAGARRPGPEPLQELQACISALVARHREAQQVLARLEEENQRLRGAPAPPPGPGPSPQVAAPPEVAALEQDLGQLEEELRAVQASMRGKSQEIGKLKQLLYQATEEVAELREREAASLRQHERARSSLAAQAQAWGQELKALLEKYNSACREVGRLQEAVADERCRSGDLAARATEQERQASEMRGRSEQFEKTAGLLREKMEHLLGACQDKEAKIKELLKKVEQLSEEVLAVRGENARLASQLRDSQKNHEEIISTYRNHLLSAAQGYMEQDVYNILLRILSRQEKRDSAGPEGSGIPLL, encoded by the exons TGGGGACCCCACGGTGGGTATGGGATGAGAACGTTAACACTCTGTTCCATGCGGCTTCCCTTTGTGGCTCTTCCCAGCATGGTGCCAATGAAGATGCTGTGGATGCAGAAAATCGTAGTCCGCTGCACTGGGCAG ctTCCTCCGGCTGTGCCTCAAGTGTGCTCCTGCTGTGTGACCATGAGGCCTTCCTGGATGTCCTGGACAAT GATGGACGCACACCCCTGATGATCGCCTCGCTGGGCGGTCACGCAGCTATCTGCTCACAGTTACTGCAGAGAGGCGCCCGAGTCAATGTCACAGACAAGGATGACAA GTCAGCTCTGATCCTGGCCTGCGAGAACGGCAGCGCCGAAGTGGCTGAGCTGCTCCTGAGCCATGGAGCGGACGCGGGGGCGGTGGACAGCGCGGGCCACGATGCTCTGTATTACGGCCTGCGCACACAGGACCAGGCACTGTGGAAGCTGCTGCAGCAGGCCCTGAGCTGGCGGCGGGGAG GTCAGGGGCTAGTTCAACACCCAGATGCTGCATCTAAG GCCTCTCCATCTGAACCTCCGGTGGGTTCTCCGCCCAAGAGCCCCCGGGAAGTCAAGCCCGGGGTGGAGCAGGAAAAGGAGCGAGAGGATGTGTGCTCAGAGGAGTGGAAGTGGAAGTATGAAGAGGAGCAGAAGAAAGtttctcagttggagcaggaaCTGGTGGGAAAGACAGAAGAGAGCAAGGCTCAGGCTGCAGCCTACCTGGGCCTGGCCAACCAGATccgggagcaggtgcaggagctgGGGCGGCTGCTCTTCCGGGAGCCCAGAGCTCCAGGCGGGCCGAGTCCTGGCATCCGTCCTGGAGGGGATGGCATGGAGCAGGGCTgccccctggacctgctggctgagggcaTACGAGAGctaaagaagcagcagcaggcagtAGCCGCAGCCGCAGCCAGCCCAGTGTTAGCTGCCAAGAAGACCGAAGATTCGGCCCCCCGGGACATGTATTATGAGGCCCATGGAAGGTCCCAACCAGAACAGGGGCCACCCCAGGGCCCGGTGTCTGAGATCCCGGGGGAAGCCACAGGGCAGCAACAGACGACTGTCGGTGGGCAGGCCCTTGGCCCTGAGCATGCAGACCAGCCGCATGCTGGCCAGAAGGAGAGGCCGAAGGCCCCCGGGGCGGAAAGAGCAGGCACAGCGGCTGAAGCAGCGGGCACAGCAGCCATGAACCAGCTACTGCTACAACTGAGGGAGGAGCTGGCTGCCGCGTGGCGAGAGAAGGATGCTGCCCTGGGGGCTTTGTCAAGACCCGTCCTGGAGGGAGTTCTGGGGAAGTCCCGGGCGGAGGCCACAGCGGCCGCCTGGGAGAAGATGGAGGCCAGGCTGGAGCAGGTGCTGCTGAAGCTGGATCGGGCCAAGGCGGGGCTGCGAGCAACCCCTGCGACCCCTGCGACTCCTGCCCAGGAGTCCAGAGAAGGAGCCCCAAAGGCAGGCTCCGAAGAGGATGGAGAGAAGGCGACGTGGGCTCCCGGGACCCAGCGGGAGTCTCCAGGGGCCCCGGGCAGGCCGCAGACGCCGGGAGGAGGGCTGGCCAAGGGGATGCTGGAGAAGGAGGTGTCGGCCCTGAGGCTGAGCAACAGCCACTTGCTGGAGGAGTTGGGGGAGCTGGGCCGGGAGCGGCAGCGGCTGCAAGGGGAGCTGCAGTCCCTGAGCCAGCGGCTGCAGCGGGAGTTTGTGCCCCGGCCCGTGGCGCAGGTCCAGCTCCAGCAGCTGCGGCGGAGCGTGGGGCTCCTGACGGACGAGCTGGCGGTGGAGAAGGAGGCCACGGAGAAGCTGCGGAGGCACCTGGCGTCCCAGAGCAGCGGCCTCCGCGGGCTGTGGGACTGCCTGCCCCCCGACCTGGTGGGCAAGGCCGGTGCCCGGCGCCCCGGCCCCGAGCCCctgcaggagctgcaggcctgCATCAGCGCCCTGGTCGCCAGGCACCGCGAGGCGCAGCAGGTGCTGGCGAGGCTGGAGGAGGAAAACCAGCGGCTGCGgggagcccccgccccgcccccggggccgggcccctccccccaggtggcAGCACCCCCGGAGGTGGCCGCTCTGGAGCAGGACctggggcagctggaggaggagctgcGCGCCGTGCAGGCCTCGATGCGCGGGAAGAGCCAGGAGATCGGGAAGCTGAAGCAGCTGCTGTACCAGGCCACGGAGGAGGTGGCCGAGCTGCGCGAGCGGGAGGCGGCCAGCCTGCGGCAGCACGAGCGGGCGCGCAGCTCGCTGGCGGCCCAGGCTCAGGCGTGGGGCCAGGAGCTGAAGGCCCTGCTGGAGAAGTACAACTCGGCCTGCCGCGAGGTGGGCCGCCTGCAGGAGGCCGTGGCCGACGAGCGCTGCCGAAGCGGGGACCTGGCGGCCCGGGCCACGGAGCAGGAGCGCCAGGCCAGCGAGATGCGCGGGCGCTCGGAGCAGTTTGAGAAAACGGCGGGGCTGCTGAGAGAGAAGATGGAGCATCTTCTGGGGGCTTGCCAGGACAAGGAGGCCAAG ATCAAGGAGTTGCTGAAGAAGGTGGAGCAGCTTTCAGAGGAAGTCCTAGCAGTTCGGGGGGAAAATGCTCGCCTTGCCTCGCAGCTGCGG GATTCTCAGAAGAACCATGAAGAGATCATCTCTACCTATAGAAACCATCTACTGAGTGCTGCTCAG GGCTACATGGAACAAGATGTATACAATATCCTGCTGCGAATCCTCAGCAGGCAGGAGAAGAGGGACAGCGCGGGCCCTGAGGGGTCCGGGATTCCTCTCCTGTGA